The nucleotide sequence TTCGCCTCGTTTACGGCAGAGAACATTCTCCGTTGTCCACGGCCAAATTCCCGGATCAACGAGTCGGCAAACAGTTATCAACAAGACGCGAAAACCCTACAACCGTCATCCAAGCACCGGCAGATGCGATTCGACCAGAACAACGTTGAATTGCCTTTCATAGTCTTCCGCGTACACCAGCGCCGCTGACGCAATGCTCCAATCCATAGAATTGGGAAGTGAAGCAATCGACACATCAAAGGCTGGGCACCTTTGAAGCAAAAACTCTGCCTACAGAAACAGCAGAGCATCACCTGGATTGTTCCTGCTCCCACTTCAGCCGAATCAACTGGAGTTGTCTTTCGACCGTTCTTAATGAGCAGTCAAGTTTCGCGGCGATTTCGCTGTTAGTGAATCCTTGCATTTTCGCCACAGCCAACGTTTCAAGCCCCTTGTCGGAAAGAAGATCAAGTAGCCGTTTGAACTCTTCATCAAAGATTGCAATCAGCTCTGGACCTGTCGGATCACCAATCGCCTCCAAAATCGCCTCTTCATTTTGAACCTTGAGACGGCTTAACTCATATCGTCTTAAGTCGATTGCTTTTCTTGCTGTCATCCGCAACAGTAATCGCAGGATACCGTCGCGGTCTTTGAGATCAGGAAATCGACCTCTCTCGGCTGCTCGACAAAAGCTGTCAAAAGCACTCAAGGCTACATCCTCTTCATCGGCCATTCCTCCGGATACCCCGAGGAGCTTTTGGCGTGCAT is from Pirellulaceae bacterium and encodes:
- a CDS encoding ECF-type sigma factor, translated to MASENPSALWIDQLKQGESVAANAVFERYFDRLVGHARQKLLGVSGGMADEEDVALSAFDSFCRAAERGRFPDLKDRDGILRLLLRMTARKAIDLRRYELSRLKVQNEEAILEAIGDPTGPELIAIFDEEFKRLLDLLSDKGLETLAVAKMQGFTNSEIAAKLDCSLRTVERQLQLIRLKWEQEQSR